One Arthrobacter sp. FW306-07-I genomic window carries:
- a CDS encoding low molecular weight protein-tyrosine-phosphatase — protein MNSTSSAYRVITVCTGNICRSPMAELMLGAALEREGLDGLVEVDSAGTTGYEAGRPIDPRAARRLAATQLASEHHVAREWEPDWFRERDLILALDIDHYAWLTEAAPDQESLDKIRMLRSFDPAMADRDLLDQGIEDPWYGGHADFDAVWHQIHAALPGLVQHIKAAVLQNTQLQPH, from the coding sequence ATGAACTCAACGTCGAGCGCATACCGCGTCATCACCGTCTGCACGGGCAACATCTGCCGGTCCCCCATGGCCGAGCTCATGCTCGGGGCAGCCTTGGAACGCGAGGGCCTCGACGGACTGGTGGAGGTGGACTCGGCCGGCACCACGGGTTACGAGGCCGGCCGGCCCATCGATCCCCGGGCAGCCCGCCGGCTCGCCGCGACACAGCTGGCATCGGAGCATCACGTTGCGCGGGAGTGGGAGCCGGACTGGTTCCGCGAGCGCGACCTGATCCTGGCCCTGGACATTGACCACTACGCGTGGCTGACTGAAGCCGCACCGGACCAGGAATCGCTGGACAAGATCCGGATGCTCCGCAGTTTTGATCCCGCCATGGCGGACCGTGACCTGCTGGACCAGGGCATCGAGGATCCCTGGTACGGCGGGCACGCGGATTTCGACGCCGTGTGGCATCAGATCCACGCCGCCCTCCCGGGCCTTGTCCAGCACATCAAGGCCGCCGTCCTGCAGAACACCCAGCTTCAACCGCACTAG
- a CDS encoding DUF2231 domain-containing protein → MHAASNPGRYTRLLGALEEAKRLDAAVTAAEPLAARLMAQRKVRTIVRGDTTGIPLHTILTDGPFGAWWSAVFLDLFDDEASRRSSQRLVALGVVAAVPTALSGWATWSGKDRPLKRVGVVHAAANAAATAVYVASWRARSRGNHRAGVRLARMGAVLLLVSGFLGGHLSSGRHASRQGEAHG, encoded by the coding sequence ATGCACGCCGCATCCAACCCTGGCAGGTACACCCGTCTCCTTGGCGCTTTGGAGGAGGCCAAACGTTTGGACGCTGCCGTCACGGCAGCAGAACCACTGGCGGCCCGGCTGATGGCGCAGCGCAAAGTCCGCACCATCGTCCGCGGCGACACCACCGGCATTCCCCTGCACACCATCCTCACTGACGGCCCGTTCGGCGCCTGGTGGTCCGCGGTGTTCCTGGACCTTTTCGATGACGAGGCCTCACGCCGCTCCTCCCAGCGACTGGTGGCCCTTGGGGTTGTGGCCGCCGTCCCCACAGCCCTGTCCGGCTGGGCAACCTGGTCAGGCAAGGACCGCCCACTGAAGCGCGTCGGCGTTGTGCACGCTGCCGCCAATGCCGCGGCCACGGCCGTCTACGTCGCCTCCTGGCGGGCGCGGTCCCGCGGCAACCACCGGGCGGGGGTACGGCTGGCGCGGATGGGGGCAGTCCTGCTGCTGGTGAGCGGGTTCCTGGGCGGGCACCTCAGCAGCGGGCGGCATGCTTCCCGGCAGGGCGAAGCTCATGGATAA
- a CDS encoding LysE family transporter, producing the protein MQFSLWLALAGAGVLISFTPGAGAINTMSNSLNAGFRRSIWGILGQQAALIVHVLIVALGVGVLVASSPIAFNVIRYAGAAYLVYLGIRQFLSKPAAAQEQAAVLRNEPTWSIFRRGFWVNLLNPKAIVFFLAFTPQFIRPDQPLFTQYAILTATIVAIDILVMWFFFAAAARSFQRFTSTEQGQLVLSRVFGVLFVGVGILLALIH; encoded by the coding sequence GTGCAATTTTCCCTGTGGCTGGCCCTGGCGGGTGCCGGCGTCCTGATCAGCTTCACCCCGGGGGCCGGGGCCATCAACACCATGAGCAACTCGCTCAACGCCGGCTTCCGCCGCTCCATATGGGGAATCCTGGGCCAGCAGGCGGCCCTCATAGTGCACGTCCTGATCGTGGCCCTGGGCGTTGGGGTGCTGGTGGCGAGCTCCCCCATCGCCTTCAATGTGATCCGCTATGCCGGGGCCGCCTACCTGGTGTACCTGGGCATCCGCCAGTTCCTCAGCAAGCCCGCGGCCGCGCAGGAGCAGGCGGCGGTCCTCCGCAACGAGCCCACCTGGTCCATCTTCCGGCGGGGCTTTTGGGTCAACCTGTTGAACCCCAAGGCGATCGTCTTTTTCCTTGCGTTCACGCCGCAGTTCATCCGGCCGGATCAGCCCCTGTTCACCCAGTACGCCATTCTGACAGCCACCATCGTGGCCATCGACATCCTGGTGATGTGGTTCTTTTTCGCAGCAGCCGCGCGTTCGTTCCAGCGGTTTACCAGCACCGAGCAGGGCCAACTGGTGCTCAGCAGGGTCTTCGGCGTCCTGTTCGTCGGCGTGGGAATCCTGCTGGCACTGATCCACTGA